In Tachysurus fulvidraco isolate hzauxx_2018 chromosome 11, HZAU_PFXX_2.0, whole genome shotgun sequence, one DNA window encodes the following:
- the cltcb gene encoding clathrin, heavy chain b (Hc) isoform X1, whose translation MAQILPIRFQEHLQLQNLGINPANIGFSTLTMESDKFICVREKVGEQAQVVIIDMSDPNSPIRRPISADSAIMNPASKVIALKDAAKTLQIFNIEMKSKMKAHTMTEDVTFWKWISLNTVALVTDNAVYHWSMEGDSQPVKVFDRHSSLAGCQIINYRTDAKQKWLLLIGISAQQNRVVGAMQLYSVDRKVSQPIEGHAAGFAQFKMEGNAEESTLFCFAVRGQAGGKLHIIEVGTPPSGNQPFPKKAVDVFFPPEAQNDFPVAMQISPKQDVVFLITKYGYIHLYDLETGTCIYMNRISGETIFVTALHEATSGIIGVNRKGQVLSVCVEEENIIPYITNVLQNPDLALRMAVRNNLAGAEELFARKFNTLFAGGNYSEAAKVAANAPKGILRTPDTIRRFQSVPAQPGQTSPLLQYFGILLDQGQLNKFESLELCRPVLQQGRKQLLEKWLKEDKLECSEELGDLVKSVDPTLALSVYLRANVPNKVIQCFAETGQFQKIVLYAKKVGYTPDWIFLLRNVMRISPEQGLQFSQMLVQDEEPLADITQIVDVFMEYNLIQQCTSFLLDALKNNRPTEGPLQTRLLEMNLMHAPQVADAILGNQMFTHYDRAHVAQLCEKAGLLQRALEHYTDLYDIKRAVVHTHLLNPEWLVNFFGSLSVEDSLECLRAMLSANIRQNLQICVQVASKYHEQLTTQSLTELFESFKSFEGLFYFLGSIVNFSQDPEVHFKYIQAACKTGQIKEVERICRESNCYDAERVKNFLKEAKLTDQLPLIIVCDRFDFVHDLVLYLYRNNLQKYIEIYVQKVNPSRLPVVIGGLLDVDCSEDVIKNLILVVRGQFSTDELVAEVEKRNRLKLLLPWLEARIHEGCEEPATHNALAKIYIDSNNNPERFLRENPYYDSRVVGKYCEKRDPHLACVAYERGQCDQELINVCNENSLFKSLSRYLVRRKDPELWASVLLETNPYRRPLIDQVVQTALSETQDPEEVSVTVKAFMTADLPNELIELLEKIVLDNSVFSEHRNLQNLLILTAIKADRTRVMEYINRLDNYDAPDIANIAISNELFEEAFAIFRKFDVNTSAVQVLIEHIGNLDRAYEFAERCNEPAVWSQLAKAQLQKGLVKEAIDSYIKADDPSAYMEVGHAAAQSGNWEDLVKFLQMARKKARESYVETELIFALAKTNRLAELEEFINGPNNAHIQQVGDRCYDEKMYEAAKLLYNNVSNFGRLASTLVHLGEYQAAVDGARKANSTRTWKEVCFACVDGKEFRLAQMCGLHIVVHADELEELINYYQDRGYFEELITMLEAALGLERAHMGMFTELAILYSKFKPQKMREHLELFWSRVNIPKVLRAAEQAHLWAELVFLYDKYEEYDNAIITMMNHPADAWKESQFKDIVTKVANVELYYRAIQFYLEFKPLLLNDLLIVLSPRLDHTRAVNFFSKVKQLSLVKPYLRSVQNHNNKSVNEALNNLFIIEEDYQALRTSIDAYDNFDNISLAQSLEKHELIEFRRIAAYLFKGNNRWKQSVELCKKDKLYKDAMQYASESKDTELAEELLQWFLQEEKKECFAACLFTCYDLLRPDVVLETAWRHNIMDFSMPYFIQVMREYLSKVDAIKEKVDKLDASESLRKEEEQATEAQPIVYGTPQLMLTAGPSVPVPPQQPYGYGYTAPAGYGQPAQPGFGYGM comes from the exons ATGGCTCAGATCCTGCCTATTCGCTTTCAGGAGCACCTCCAG CTCCAGAACCTGGGAATTAACCCAGCTAATATTGGCTTCAGCACGCTTACTATGGAGTCTGACAAGTTCATCTGCGTGCGAGAAAAGGTGGGCGAGCAGGCGCAGGTGGTCATCATCGACATGAGCGACCCCAATTCGCCCATCCGCAGGCCCATCTCAGCAGATAGCGCAATCATGAACCCAGCCAGCAAAGTGATTGCCCTCAAAG ACG CTGCGAAAACCCTGCAGATTTTCAACATCGAAATGAAGAGCAAGATGAAGGCACACACCATGACTGAGGATGTGACATTCTGGAAGTGGATCTCCCTGAACACCGTAGCACTTGTAACAGACAATGCAGTCTACCACTGGAGTATGGAAGGCGACTCGCAACCTGTTAAAGTGTTTGACCGGCATTCCAGCTTAGCAGGCTGCCAGATTATCAACTACCGCACCGACGCCAAACAGAAATGGCTTCTTCTGATTGGGATTTCCGCACAG CAAAACCGTGTGGTCGGAGCAATGCAGCTGTACTCCGTGGACAGGAAGGTGTCACAGCCTATCGAGGGCCACGCTGCGGGCTTTGCTCAGTTCAAAATGGAAGGAAATGCTGAAGAGTCCACACTCTTTTGCTTTGCTGTTCGTGGTCAAGCTGGAGGAAAG CTCCACATTATTGAAGTCGGAACACCTCCGTCTGGCAATCAGCCTTTCCCGAAGAAAGCCGTAGACGTGTTCTTTCCGCCGGAAGCCCAGAACGACTTCCCTGTTGCTATGCAG ATCAGCCCCAAGCAGGATGTGGTCTTTCTCATCACCAAATATGGCTACATTCACCTGTATGACCTTGAAACTGGCACGTGCATCTACATGAACAGGATCAGCGGGGAGACCATCTTTGTCACCGCTCTCCATGAGGCTACTTCTGGCATCATTGGCGTCAACAGAAAGGGACAG GTgctgtcggtgtgtgtggaggaggagAACATCATCCCCTACATCACCAACGTCCTGCAGAACCCTGATCTGGCACTGCGCATGGCTGTACGCAACAACTTGGCTGGCGCTGAGGAGCTCTTTGCACGCAAGTTCAACACTTTGTTCGCAGGGGGCAACTACTCTGAGGCTGCCAAAGTAGCTGCAAATGCACCAAAG GGAATTTTGCGGACCCCAGACACCATTCGGCGTTTCCAGAGCGTTCCCGCCCAGCCAGGCCAGACCTCTCCTCTGCTTCAGTACTTCGGCATCCTGCTGGATCAGGGCCAACTCAACAAGTTCGAGTCTCTGGAGCTTTGCAGGCCTGTACTGCAGCAGGGTCGCAAGCAGCTGCTGGAGAAGTGGCTAAAAGAAGATAAA CTGGAGTGCTCTGAAGAGCTGGGTGATTTGGTCAAATCTGTGGACCCGACTCTCGCTCTCAGTGTCTACCTGAGAGCAAATGTCCCTAACAAAGTGATTCAGTGTTTTGCTGAGACTGgacagtttcagaaaatagtattGTATGCAAAGAAG GTCGGTTACACTCCGGACTGGATCTTTCTGCTTCGAAACGTGATGCGGATCAGTCCAGAGCAAGGCCTGCAGTTCTCCCAGATGCTGGTGCAGGATGAGGAACCTCTTGCTGACATTACCCAG aTTGTGGATGTGTTCATGGAGTACAACCTGATCCAGCAGTGCACTTCCTTCCTGCTGGATGCTCTGAAGAACAACCGGCCCACCGAAGGCCCTCTACAGACACGGCTGCTGGAGATGAACTTGATGCATGCTCCACAG GTGGCTGACGCTATCTTGGGAAACCAAATGTTCACCCACTACGACCGAGCTCATGTGGCCCAGTTGTGTGAGAAAGCCGGATTGCTACAGAGAGCCCTGGAACACTACACTGACCTGTATGACATCAAACGTGCTGTGGTGCACACCCACCTTCTCAATCCTGAG TGGCTGGTGAACTTTTTTGGCTCGCTGTCAGTGGAGGATTCTCTGGAGTGCCTGAGAGCCATGCTCTCAGCCAACATCCGCCAGAACCTGCAGATTTGCGTCCAGGTGGCCTCCAAATACCACGAGCAACTTACCACCCAGTCCCTCACCGAGCTCTTTGAGTCTTTTAAGAGCTTTGAAG GGCTGTTCTACTTTCTTGGCTCCATCGTGAACTTCAGTCAGGACCCAGAGGTTCATTTCAAGTACATTCAGGCAGCCTGTAAAACTGGACAGATCAAAGAGGTGGAGAGAATCTGCAGAGAGAGCAACTGTTATGACGCCGAGCGTGTGAAGAATTTCCTTAAG GAAGCTAAACTGACCGATCAGCTGCCTCTCATCATTGTGTGTGACCGCTTTGACTTTGTCCACGACCTGGTCCTTTATCTGTACCGCAACAATCTGCAGAAATACATTGAGATTTACGTGCAGAAG GTGAACCCCAGCCGCTTACCTGTGGTGATTGGTGGACTGTTGGACGTAGACTGCTCAGAGGACGTCATTAAGAACCTGATCCTGGTGGTCCGCGGACAGTTTTCCACCGATGAGCTGGTGGCCGAGGTGGAAAAGAGGAACAG GCTGAAGCTGCTGCTGCCCTGGCTGGAAGCTCGTATTCATGAGGGATGTGAAGAACCTGCTACCCACAATGCCCTGGCTAAGATCTACATCGACAGCAACAATAACCCTGAGCGATTCCTCAGAGAGAACCCATACTATGACAGCCGTGTGGTGGGCAAGTACTGCGAAAAGAGGGACCCCCATCTGGCTTGTGTGGCTTATGAGAGAGGACAATGCGACCAAGAGCTTATTAAT GTGTGCAATGAAAACTCCCTGTTCAAGAGTCTGTCTCGGTATTTGGTGCGCCGTAAGGACCCTGAGCTGTGGGCCAGTGTTCTCCTGGAGACCAACCCCTATAGAAGGCCACTGATAGACCAG GTGGTGCAGACCGCACTCTCGGAGACCCAGGACCCAGAAGAGGTGTCTGTTACAGTGAAAGCCTTCATGACTGCCGACCTGCCTAATGAACTGATCGAGCTTCTTGAGAAGATTGTCTTGGATAACTCTGTTTTCAGTGAGCACAG GAACCTGCAAAACCTTCTGATCCTGACGGCTATCAAAGCCGATCGCACTCGCGTAATGGAATACATCAACCGCCTGGACAACTACGATGCCCCCGACATAGCCAACATTGCCATCAGCAACGAGCTCTTTGAAGAGGCTTTTGCCATCTTCAGGAAGTTTGATGTCAACACATCTGCAGTGCAG GTTCTGATCGAGCACATTGGCAACCTGGACCGGGCATATGAATTCGCTGAACGCTGCAATGAGCCTGCCGTGTGGAGCCAGTTGGCTAAAGCTCAGCTGCAGAAAGGCCTGGTAAAGGAAGCCATCGATTCCTACATCAAGGCTGATGACCCATCGGCATATATGGAAGTAGGACATGCTGCAGCCCAAAGTG GGAACTGGGAGGATTTGGTGAAGTTCTTGCAGATGGCACGCAAGAAGGCCCGTGAGTCCTATGTAGAGACTGAGCTGATCTTTGCATTGGCTAAAACCAACCGCCTGGCTGAACTGGAGGAGTTTATCAATGGCCCGAACAATGCCCACATCCAACAA gTTGGCGATCGTTGCTATGATGAGAAGATGTACGAGGCCGCTAAGCTGCTGTACAACAACGTGTCCAACTTCGGCCGCCTGGCTTCCACTTTGGTCCACCTGGGAGAGTACCAAGCTGCTGTGGACGGAGCACGCAAGGCCAACAGCACACGAACCTGGAAAGAG GTCTGTTTTGCCTGCGTTGATGGGAAGGAATTCCGTCTGGCTCAGATGTGCGGCTTGCATATTGTTGTCCATGCTGATGAACTTGAGGAGCTCATTAACTACTACCAG GACCGTGGctactttgaggagctgatcACCATGTTGGAGGCGGCTCTGGGGCTGGAGCGCGCTCACATGGGCATGTTCACCGAGTTGGCCATCCTCTATTCCAAGTTCAAACCACAGAAGATGAGGGAGCATCTGGAACTCTTCTGGTCCAGAGTCAATATTCCCAAG GTCTTGAGGGCAGCAGAACAGGCTCACCTGTGGGCTGAGCTTGTCTTCCTTTATGACAAGTATGAAGAATACGATAATGCTATCATCACCATGATGAACCACCCTGCCGACGCCTGGAAGGAGAGCCAGTTCAAAGACATTGTTACTAAG gtggcTAATGTGGAACTGTATTACAGAGCCATCCAGTTCTATCTGGAGTTCAAGCCTCTGTTACTGAACGATTTGCTTATCGTCCTGTCCCCAAGACTTGATCACACACGTGCTGTTAACTTCTTCTCTAAG GTTAAACAGCTGTCTCTGGTTAAACCATACCTGCGATCTGTACAGAACCACAACAACAAATCGGTCAACGAAGCACTAAATAATCTCTTCATAATAGAGGAGGACTACCAG GCTCTGCGCACATCCATCGATGCCTACGACAACTTCGATAACATATCTCTGGCCCAGAGCCTGGAGAAGCATGAACTCATTGAGTTCAGGAGAATTGCTGCTTACCTGTTCAAAGGCAACAACCGCTGGAAGCAAAGTGTGGAACTCTGCAAGAAGGATAAACTCTACAAG GATGCCATGCAGTACGCATCAGAGTCAAAGGACACCGAGCTGGCTGAGGAACTGCTGCAGTGGTTCCtacaggaggagaagaaggagtgCTTCGCCGCCTGTCTCTTCACTTGCTATGACCTCCTGCGGCCCGACGTGGTGCTGGAGACGGCCTGGAGGCACAACATCATGGACTTCTCCATGCCCTACTTCATCCAGGTCATGAGGGAGTACCTCAGCAAG GTTGATGCAATTAAGGAAAAG GTTGATAAGCTGGATGCATCCGAGTCTTTGAGGAAAGAGGAGGAGCAAGCCACCGAGGCACAACCCATTGTTTATG GCACACCCCAGCTGATGCTTACTGCAGGCCCAAGCGTCCCTGTTCCTCCTCAGCAGCCTTACGGCTATGGATACACCGCCCCCGCTGGCTACGGCCAGCCAGCGCAGCCCGGTTTTGGCTACGGCATGTAG
- the cltcb gene encoding clathrin, heavy chain b (Hc) isoform X2 yields MAQILPIRFQEHLQLQNLGINPANIGFSTLTMESDKFICVREKVGEQAQVVIIDMSDPNSPIRRPISADSAIMNPASKVIALKAAKTLQIFNIEMKSKMKAHTMTEDVTFWKWISLNTVALVTDNAVYHWSMEGDSQPVKVFDRHSSLAGCQIINYRTDAKQKWLLLIGISAQQNRVVGAMQLYSVDRKVSQPIEGHAAGFAQFKMEGNAEESTLFCFAVRGQAGGKLHIIEVGTPPSGNQPFPKKAVDVFFPPEAQNDFPVAMQISPKQDVVFLITKYGYIHLYDLETGTCIYMNRISGETIFVTALHEATSGIIGVNRKGQVLSVCVEEENIIPYITNVLQNPDLALRMAVRNNLAGAEELFARKFNTLFAGGNYSEAAKVAANAPKGILRTPDTIRRFQSVPAQPGQTSPLLQYFGILLDQGQLNKFESLELCRPVLQQGRKQLLEKWLKEDKLECSEELGDLVKSVDPTLALSVYLRANVPNKVIQCFAETGQFQKIVLYAKKVGYTPDWIFLLRNVMRISPEQGLQFSQMLVQDEEPLADITQIVDVFMEYNLIQQCTSFLLDALKNNRPTEGPLQTRLLEMNLMHAPQVADAILGNQMFTHYDRAHVAQLCEKAGLLQRALEHYTDLYDIKRAVVHTHLLNPEWLVNFFGSLSVEDSLECLRAMLSANIRQNLQICVQVASKYHEQLTTQSLTELFESFKSFEGLFYFLGSIVNFSQDPEVHFKYIQAACKTGQIKEVERICRESNCYDAERVKNFLKEAKLTDQLPLIIVCDRFDFVHDLVLYLYRNNLQKYIEIYVQKVNPSRLPVVIGGLLDVDCSEDVIKNLILVVRGQFSTDELVAEVEKRNRLKLLLPWLEARIHEGCEEPATHNALAKIYIDSNNNPERFLRENPYYDSRVVGKYCEKRDPHLACVAYERGQCDQELINVCNENSLFKSLSRYLVRRKDPELWASVLLETNPYRRPLIDQVVQTALSETQDPEEVSVTVKAFMTADLPNELIELLEKIVLDNSVFSEHRNLQNLLILTAIKADRTRVMEYINRLDNYDAPDIANIAISNELFEEAFAIFRKFDVNTSAVQVLIEHIGNLDRAYEFAERCNEPAVWSQLAKAQLQKGLVKEAIDSYIKADDPSAYMEVGHAAAQSGNWEDLVKFLQMARKKARESYVETELIFALAKTNRLAELEEFINGPNNAHIQQVGDRCYDEKMYEAAKLLYNNVSNFGRLASTLVHLGEYQAAVDGARKANSTRTWKEVCFACVDGKEFRLAQMCGLHIVVHADELEELINYYQDRGYFEELITMLEAALGLERAHMGMFTELAILYSKFKPQKMREHLELFWSRVNIPKVLRAAEQAHLWAELVFLYDKYEEYDNAIITMMNHPADAWKESQFKDIVTKVANVELYYRAIQFYLEFKPLLLNDLLIVLSPRLDHTRAVNFFSKVKQLSLVKPYLRSVQNHNNKSVNEALNNLFIIEEDYQALRTSIDAYDNFDNISLAQSLEKHELIEFRRIAAYLFKGNNRWKQSVELCKKDKLYKDAMQYASESKDTELAEELLQWFLQEEKKECFAACLFTCYDLLRPDVVLETAWRHNIMDFSMPYFIQVMREYLSKVDAIKEKVDKLDASESLRKEEEQATEAQPIVYGTPQLMLTAGPSVPVPPQQPYGYGYTAPAGYGQPAQPGFGYGM; encoded by the exons ATGGCTCAGATCCTGCCTATTCGCTTTCAGGAGCACCTCCAG CTCCAGAACCTGGGAATTAACCCAGCTAATATTGGCTTCAGCACGCTTACTATGGAGTCTGACAAGTTCATCTGCGTGCGAGAAAAGGTGGGCGAGCAGGCGCAGGTGGTCATCATCGACATGAGCGACCCCAATTCGCCCATCCGCAGGCCCATCTCAGCAGATAGCGCAATCATGAACCCAGCCAGCAAAGTGATTGCCCTCAAAG CTGCGAAAACCCTGCAGATTTTCAACATCGAAATGAAGAGCAAGATGAAGGCACACACCATGACTGAGGATGTGACATTCTGGAAGTGGATCTCCCTGAACACCGTAGCACTTGTAACAGACAATGCAGTCTACCACTGGAGTATGGAAGGCGACTCGCAACCTGTTAAAGTGTTTGACCGGCATTCCAGCTTAGCAGGCTGCCAGATTATCAACTACCGCACCGACGCCAAACAGAAATGGCTTCTTCTGATTGGGATTTCCGCACAG CAAAACCGTGTGGTCGGAGCAATGCAGCTGTACTCCGTGGACAGGAAGGTGTCACAGCCTATCGAGGGCCACGCTGCGGGCTTTGCTCAGTTCAAAATGGAAGGAAATGCTGAAGAGTCCACACTCTTTTGCTTTGCTGTTCGTGGTCAAGCTGGAGGAAAG CTCCACATTATTGAAGTCGGAACACCTCCGTCTGGCAATCAGCCTTTCCCGAAGAAAGCCGTAGACGTGTTCTTTCCGCCGGAAGCCCAGAACGACTTCCCTGTTGCTATGCAG ATCAGCCCCAAGCAGGATGTGGTCTTTCTCATCACCAAATATGGCTACATTCACCTGTATGACCTTGAAACTGGCACGTGCATCTACATGAACAGGATCAGCGGGGAGACCATCTTTGTCACCGCTCTCCATGAGGCTACTTCTGGCATCATTGGCGTCAACAGAAAGGGACAG GTgctgtcggtgtgtgtggaggaggagAACATCATCCCCTACATCACCAACGTCCTGCAGAACCCTGATCTGGCACTGCGCATGGCTGTACGCAACAACTTGGCTGGCGCTGAGGAGCTCTTTGCACGCAAGTTCAACACTTTGTTCGCAGGGGGCAACTACTCTGAGGCTGCCAAAGTAGCTGCAAATGCACCAAAG GGAATTTTGCGGACCCCAGACACCATTCGGCGTTTCCAGAGCGTTCCCGCCCAGCCAGGCCAGACCTCTCCTCTGCTTCAGTACTTCGGCATCCTGCTGGATCAGGGCCAACTCAACAAGTTCGAGTCTCTGGAGCTTTGCAGGCCTGTACTGCAGCAGGGTCGCAAGCAGCTGCTGGAGAAGTGGCTAAAAGAAGATAAA CTGGAGTGCTCTGAAGAGCTGGGTGATTTGGTCAAATCTGTGGACCCGACTCTCGCTCTCAGTGTCTACCTGAGAGCAAATGTCCCTAACAAAGTGATTCAGTGTTTTGCTGAGACTGgacagtttcagaaaatagtattGTATGCAAAGAAG GTCGGTTACACTCCGGACTGGATCTTTCTGCTTCGAAACGTGATGCGGATCAGTCCAGAGCAAGGCCTGCAGTTCTCCCAGATGCTGGTGCAGGATGAGGAACCTCTTGCTGACATTACCCAG aTTGTGGATGTGTTCATGGAGTACAACCTGATCCAGCAGTGCACTTCCTTCCTGCTGGATGCTCTGAAGAACAACCGGCCCACCGAAGGCCCTCTACAGACACGGCTGCTGGAGATGAACTTGATGCATGCTCCACAG GTGGCTGACGCTATCTTGGGAAACCAAATGTTCACCCACTACGACCGAGCTCATGTGGCCCAGTTGTGTGAGAAAGCCGGATTGCTACAGAGAGCCCTGGAACACTACACTGACCTGTATGACATCAAACGTGCTGTGGTGCACACCCACCTTCTCAATCCTGAG TGGCTGGTGAACTTTTTTGGCTCGCTGTCAGTGGAGGATTCTCTGGAGTGCCTGAGAGCCATGCTCTCAGCCAACATCCGCCAGAACCTGCAGATTTGCGTCCAGGTGGCCTCCAAATACCACGAGCAACTTACCACCCAGTCCCTCACCGAGCTCTTTGAGTCTTTTAAGAGCTTTGAAG GGCTGTTCTACTTTCTTGGCTCCATCGTGAACTTCAGTCAGGACCCAGAGGTTCATTTCAAGTACATTCAGGCAGCCTGTAAAACTGGACAGATCAAAGAGGTGGAGAGAATCTGCAGAGAGAGCAACTGTTATGACGCCGAGCGTGTGAAGAATTTCCTTAAG GAAGCTAAACTGACCGATCAGCTGCCTCTCATCATTGTGTGTGACCGCTTTGACTTTGTCCACGACCTGGTCCTTTATCTGTACCGCAACAATCTGCAGAAATACATTGAGATTTACGTGCAGAAG GTGAACCCCAGCCGCTTACCTGTGGTGATTGGTGGACTGTTGGACGTAGACTGCTCAGAGGACGTCATTAAGAACCTGATCCTGGTGGTCCGCGGACAGTTTTCCACCGATGAGCTGGTGGCCGAGGTGGAAAAGAGGAACAG GCTGAAGCTGCTGCTGCCCTGGCTGGAAGCTCGTATTCATGAGGGATGTGAAGAACCTGCTACCCACAATGCCCTGGCTAAGATCTACATCGACAGCAACAATAACCCTGAGCGATTCCTCAGAGAGAACCCATACTATGACAGCCGTGTGGTGGGCAAGTACTGCGAAAAGAGGGACCCCCATCTGGCTTGTGTGGCTTATGAGAGAGGACAATGCGACCAAGAGCTTATTAAT GTGTGCAATGAAAACTCCCTGTTCAAGAGTCTGTCTCGGTATTTGGTGCGCCGTAAGGACCCTGAGCTGTGGGCCAGTGTTCTCCTGGAGACCAACCCCTATAGAAGGCCACTGATAGACCAG GTGGTGCAGACCGCACTCTCGGAGACCCAGGACCCAGAAGAGGTGTCTGTTACAGTGAAAGCCTTCATGACTGCCGACCTGCCTAATGAACTGATCGAGCTTCTTGAGAAGATTGTCTTGGATAACTCTGTTTTCAGTGAGCACAG GAACCTGCAAAACCTTCTGATCCTGACGGCTATCAAAGCCGATCGCACTCGCGTAATGGAATACATCAACCGCCTGGACAACTACGATGCCCCCGACATAGCCAACATTGCCATCAGCAACGAGCTCTTTGAAGAGGCTTTTGCCATCTTCAGGAAGTTTGATGTCAACACATCTGCAGTGCAG GTTCTGATCGAGCACATTGGCAACCTGGACCGGGCATATGAATTCGCTGAACGCTGCAATGAGCCTGCCGTGTGGAGCCAGTTGGCTAAAGCTCAGCTGCAGAAAGGCCTGGTAAAGGAAGCCATCGATTCCTACATCAAGGCTGATGACCCATCGGCATATATGGAAGTAGGACATGCTGCAGCCCAAAGTG GGAACTGGGAGGATTTGGTGAAGTTCTTGCAGATGGCACGCAAGAAGGCCCGTGAGTCCTATGTAGAGACTGAGCTGATCTTTGCATTGGCTAAAACCAACCGCCTGGCTGAACTGGAGGAGTTTATCAATGGCCCGAACAATGCCCACATCCAACAA gTTGGCGATCGTTGCTATGATGAGAAGATGTACGAGGCCGCTAAGCTGCTGTACAACAACGTGTCCAACTTCGGCCGCCTGGCTTCCACTTTGGTCCACCTGGGAGAGTACCAAGCTGCTGTGGACGGAGCACGCAAGGCCAACAGCACACGAACCTGGAAAGAG GTCTGTTTTGCCTGCGTTGATGGGAAGGAATTCCGTCTGGCTCAGATGTGCGGCTTGCATATTGTTGTCCATGCTGATGAACTTGAGGAGCTCATTAACTACTACCAG GACCGTGGctactttgaggagctgatcACCATGTTGGAGGCGGCTCTGGGGCTGGAGCGCGCTCACATGGGCATGTTCACCGAGTTGGCCATCCTCTATTCCAAGTTCAAACCACAGAAGATGAGGGAGCATCTGGAACTCTTCTGGTCCAGAGTCAATATTCCCAAG GTCTTGAGGGCAGCAGAACAGGCTCACCTGTGGGCTGAGCTTGTCTTCCTTTATGACAAGTATGAAGAATACGATAATGCTATCATCACCATGATGAACCACCCTGCCGACGCCTGGAAGGAGAGCCAGTTCAAAGACATTGTTACTAAG gtggcTAATGTGGAACTGTATTACAGAGCCATCCAGTTCTATCTGGAGTTCAAGCCTCTGTTACTGAACGATTTGCTTATCGTCCTGTCCCCAAGACTTGATCACACACGTGCTGTTAACTTCTTCTCTAAG GTTAAACAGCTGTCTCTGGTTAAACCATACCTGCGATCTGTACAGAACCACAACAACAAATCGGTCAACGAAGCACTAAATAATCTCTTCATAATAGAGGAGGACTACCAG GCTCTGCGCACATCCATCGATGCCTACGACAACTTCGATAACATATCTCTGGCCCAGAGCCTGGAGAAGCATGAACTCATTGAGTTCAGGAGAATTGCTGCTTACCTGTTCAAAGGCAACAACCGCTGGAAGCAAAGTGTGGAACTCTGCAAGAAGGATAAACTCTACAAG GATGCCATGCAGTACGCATCAGAGTCAAAGGACACCGAGCTGGCTGAGGAACTGCTGCAGTGGTTCCtacaggaggagaagaaggagtgCTTCGCCGCCTGTCTCTTCACTTGCTATGACCTCCTGCGGCCCGACGTGGTGCTGGAGACGGCCTGGAGGCACAACATCATGGACTTCTCCATGCCCTACTTCATCCAGGTCATGAGGGAGTACCTCAGCAAG GTTGATGCAATTAAGGAAAAG GTTGATAAGCTGGATGCATCCGAGTCTTTGAGGAAAGAGGAGGAGCAAGCCACCGAGGCACAACCCATTGTTTATG GCACACCCCAGCTGATGCTTACTGCAGGCCCAAGCGTCCCTGTTCCTCCTCAGCAGCCTTACGGCTATGGATACACCGCCCCCGCTGGCTACGGCCAGCCAGCGCAGCCCGGTTTTGGCTACGGCATGTAG